From a single Aestuariibius sp. HNIBRBA575 genomic region:
- a CDS encoding outer membrane protein assembly factor BamE has protein sequence MRKAPKSAAKTLRAAICIAGLGAMVACSPIYRNHGFIPPEQDLSELLVGIDTRDSVEDVVGPPTAGGVTDSSGYYYVQSRFRKFGPFEPQEVEREVLAITFDADGVVQNIERFGLEDGQVVTLSRRVTDDNIQDTTFIRQLMGSFGRVDAEGLLGAPG, from the coding sequence ATGCGTAAAGCACCAAAATCCGCAGCCAAGACACTGCGCGCTGCAATTTGTATCGCAGGATTGGGCGCTATGGTCGCGTGTTCGCCGATCTATCGCAACCATGGTTTTATCCCGCCAGAACAGGACCTGTCCGAATTGTTGGTTGGGATTGATACCCGCGACAGTGTTGAGGACGTGGTTGGGCCGCCCACCGCCGGGGGTGTTACGGATTCCAGCGGCTATTATTATGTCCAAAGCCGGTTCCGCAAATTTGGCCCGTTTGAACCCCAAGAGGTCGAGCGCGAAGTTCTGGCCATCACCTTTGATGCGGATGGGGTTGTTCAGAATATCGAACGTTTTGGCCTAGAGGATGGTCAGGTTGTGACCCTGTCGCGCCGTGTGACGGATGATAATATTCAGGACACCACGTTTATCCGCCAGTTGATGGGCAGCTTTGGCCGCGTGGACGCCGAAGGTCTGCTGGGCGCGCCGGGCTAA
- a CDS encoding DUF1638 domain-containing protein: protein MTEQGLDLSGSNTDLGTERVLILACGALAREILALIRGNNWHHLDLHCLPAILHNHPDRITDAVKDAVAQRRDQYTRIFVAYADCGTGGQLKSACDDMGVEMIKGPHCYSFYEGNDAFAAQGEVTCFYLTDFLARQFDAFVWKPLGLDRHPQLLDMYFGNYTTLVYQSQIDDPALVELARGHADRMGLAFEHRKTGYGDLAIALQEQAEKP from the coding sequence CTGACAGAACAGGGGTTGGATTTATCTGGATCCAACACTGATCTTGGGACCGAACGGGTGTTGATTCTGGCCTGCGGTGCACTGGCGCGTGAAATTCTGGCCCTGATCCGTGGCAATAACTGGCACCATCTGGACCTGCATTGCCTGCCCGCAATTCTGCACAATCACCCAGATCGCATCACCGATGCCGTCAAAGACGCGGTCGCCCAAAGACGGGATCAATACACCCGCATTTTTGTGGCCTATGCGGATTGCGGCACAGGTGGGCAATTGAAATCAGCCTGTGATGACATGGGCGTTGAAATGATCAAAGGCCCGCATTGCTATTCATTTTACGAAGGCAATGACGCCTTTGCTGCCCAAGGCGAAGTCACCTGTTTTTATCTGACAGATTTCCTGGCACGCCAGTTTGACGCCTTTGTCTGGAAACCGCTGGGGCTGGATCGTCATCCGCAATTGCTGGACATGTATTTCGGCAATTACACCACGTTGGTCTATCAATCACAGATCGATGACCCGGCGCTGGTCGAATTGGCGCGGGGACATGCCGACCGGATGGGACTGGCGTTTGAACATCGAAAAACCGGCTATGGCGACCTTGCCATCGCACTTCAAGAGCAGGCCGAAAAGCCCTGA
- a CDS encoding Hint domain-containing protein produces MPSSFNVFYLGVQSDIDSVEGNDYSESAGDLVGLTFGGPGDSLVDHAQTWDAVSVWDTFYDMAYPGDTFEINDSGVAQEFDGTAVYNATVTFIDGSTANVTAVVAQDTDGNTYWVPEYSDNTDHATMQSAPIQSVTFDSLNSNYAYGLNVDRMDPTFITCFTSGTRITTQSGQKPIETLSVGDKILTMDHGFQEIRWIGTCQVQAEGAFAPILIQKGALDNDSDLLVSPQHRMLYYGPQCEMLFGVAEVLIPAKHLVNDLTIRPKEGGMVTYYHLMFDTHEIIYAENCPSESFHPGEFTLDNVAQDTRDELLALFPELAIDKGLHYGATARQTIKPYETNLLLNFED; encoded by the coding sequence ATGCCATCGTCATTTAATGTATTCTATTTAGGTGTCCAATCGGACATCGATTCAGTGGAAGGGAATGATTACTCCGAAAGCGCAGGGGATCTGGTCGGCCTCACCTTTGGTGGCCCCGGGGATTCTCTGGTGGATCACGCCCAAACTTGGGACGCGGTCAGTGTCTGGGACACATTTTACGACATGGCATATCCCGGGGATACGTTTGAAATCAATGACAGCGGCGTGGCGCAGGAATTTGACGGGACGGCCGTTTACAATGCGACGGTAACATTTATCGATGGGTCCACCGCCAATGTCACCGCAGTGGTTGCCCAAGATACCGATGGCAACACCTATTGGGTGCCCGAATATTCCGACAATACCGATCATGCAACGATGCAATCTGCCCCCATTCAATCGGTGACATTTGATTCCCTAAATTCCAATTACGCATATGGCCTGAACGTCGACCGGATGGACCCGACCTTTATCACTTGTTTTACATCCGGCACCCGGATCACGACACAATCAGGTCAAAAACCCATCGAAACCCTCTCTGTTGGTGATAAAATCCTGACGATGGATCACGGGTTTCAGGAAATTCGCTGGATTGGGACCTGCCAGGTCCAAGCTGAGGGCGCATTCGCCCCGATCCTGATCCAGAAAGGCGCATTAGACAATGACAGCGATTTGCTGGTCTCGCCGCAGCACCGGATGCTGTATTATGGGCCGCAATGCGAAATGCTGTTTGGCGTAGCCGAGGTGCTGATCCCGGCGAAACATCTGGTGAATGACCTGACGATTCGCCCCAAAGAGGGCGGGATGGTGACCTATTACCACCTGATGTTTGACACGCATGAAATTATCTATGCCGAAAATTGCCCCTCTGAGAGCTTTCACCCCGGTGAATTCACGCTCGACAATGTGGCGCAGGATACAAGGGACGAATTGTTGGCGCTGTTCCCGGAACTGGCCATTGATAAAGGCCTGCATTACGGGGCAACCGCGCGTCAAACCATCAAACCCTATGAGACAAATCTGCTGCTCAACTTTGAGGATTAG
- a CDS encoding corrinoid protein — protein sequence MSDDQDDIILSELNDEELVLQMFDDLYDGLKEEIEEAVNILLERGWEPYRILTEALVGGMTIVGNDFRDGILFVPEVLLAAGAMKGGMFILKPLLAETGAPRMGKMVIGTVKGDIHDIGKNLVGMMMEGAGFEVVDLGINNAVEAYLEALESEKPDILGMSALLTTTMPYMKVVIDTMVEKGIRDDYTVLVGGAPLNEEFGKAIGADAYCRDAAVAVETAKEYMARKHNQLAAG from the coding sequence ATGTCTGACGACCAAGATGACATCATCCTCAGCGAGCTCAATGACGAAGAGCTGGTTCTGCAGATGTTTGACGACCTGTATGATGGTCTGAAGGAAGAAATCGAAGAAGCGGTCAACATCTTGTTGGAACGCGGCTGGGAACCTTATCGGATTCTGACCGAAGCTCTGGTGGGTGGTATGACCATTGTGGGCAACGATTTCCGGGATGGTATTCTGTTTGTGCCAGAGGTTCTGCTGGCCGCGGGCGCGATGAAGGGTGGCATGTTCATCCTCAAACCATTGCTGGCGGAAACCGGCGCGCCCCGTATGGGCAAAATGGTGATCGGCACCGTCAAAGGCGACATTCATGATATCGGCAAAAACCTGGTTGGCATGATGATGGAAGGCGCAGGATTTGAGGTTGTTGATCTGGGCATTAACAACGCCGTCGAAGCCTATCTGGAAGCTTTGGAATCCGAAAAGCCCGACATTCTGGGCATGTCCGCCCTGCTGACCACAACCATGCCTTACATGAAGGTTGTGATCGACACGATGGTCGAAAAAGGCATCCGCGACGATTACACCGTGTTGGTCGGCGGCGCGCCCTTGAACGAAGAGTTCGGCAAAGCGATCGGCGCAGACGCCTATTGCCGGGACGCGGCCGTGGCCGTTGAAACCGCCAAGGAATACATGGCGCGTAAACATAACCAGCTGGCGGCTGGTTAA
- a CDS encoding PA0069 family radical SAM protein encodes MSKPAEQSRRLGRAAQSNITNRFERLRTETVEDGWFVDELPVLRTEVTQETPRKVLSYNASPDLPFDRAINPYRGCEHGCIYCFARPSHAYLGLSPGLDFETKLIARPKAAEILAGELRKPGYRVAQIAIGTNTDAYQPIEKTQTVMRDILKVLQAFNHPVAITTKGTLIERDIDILSDMARNGLVQVGVSVTSLDAQITRAMEPRVPSPARRLALIKTLSDAGIPTRVMVAPLIPALTDHELEPILCAGAENGARAATFIMLRLPREVSELFQDWLQQHFPDRAKRVMGRVRELHGGSDYDPDFGRRMTGQGIWAELIQKRFHVALKRSGLSKSLPPLRTDLFCPPLAHGGQMSLFD; translated from the coding sequence ATGAGCAAACCCGCAGAACAATCCCGCAGGCTGGGCCGCGCCGCCCAGAGCAACATAACCAACCGGTTTGAAAGGCTTCGCACCGAAACGGTGGAGGATGGCTGGTTTGTGGATGAATTGCCGGTTTTGCGCACCGAAGTGACACAGGAAACCCCGCGCAAAGTGCTGAGCTATAATGCGTCACCGGACCTGCCATTTGACCGCGCGATTAACCCTTATCGGGGGTGTGAACATGGCTGTATCTACTGTTTTGCCCGCCCCAGTCACGCCTATTTGGGCCTGTCTCCGGGGCTGGATTTCGAAACCAAGTTAATTGCCCGCCCCAAAGCGGCAGAGATTTTGGCGGGTGAACTGCGTAAACCGGGCTATCGCGTCGCACAGATTGCCATTGGCACCAACACCGATGCCTATCAACCGATTGAGAAAACCCAAACCGTGATGCGCGATATCCTAAAGGTGCTGCAGGCGTTCAACCATCCCGTGGCCATCACCACCAAAGGCACGCTGATAGAGCGTGACATCGATATTCTGTCGGATATGGCCCGCAATGGGCTGGTGCAGGTCGGGGTGTCCGTGACCAGTTTGGATGCACAGATTACGCGTGCCATGGAGCCCCGCGTCCCATCCCCTGCGCGCCGGTTGGCGTTGATCAAAACGCTGTCAGATGCAGGTATTCCGACCCGGGTGATGGTCGCGCCGTTGATCCCGGCTTTGACGGATCATGAATTGGAACCGATCCTCTGTGCCGGGGCCGAAAACGGGGCGCGTGCGGCGACGTTTATCATGCTGCGACTGCCGCGCGAAGTGTCAGAGCTGTTTCAGGATTGGCTGCAACAGCATTTTCCAGATCGGGCCAAACGGGTCATGGGCCGCGTGCGGGAATTGCATGGCGGGAGTGATTATGATCCCGATTTTGGACGTCGCATGACCGGGCAGGGGATTTGGGCTGAATTGATCCAGAAACGTTTTCACGTGGCGTTAAAGCGGTCTGGCCTGTCGAAATCCCTGCCGCCTTTGCGCACGGATTTGTTCTGTCCACCCTTAGCGCATGGTGGACAGATGTCGCTGTTTGACTAG
- the bmt gene encoding betaine--homocysteine S-methyltransferase: MTNALSRLLETRDWLLADGATGTNLFNMGLQSGDAPEMWNQDEPAKIKALYAGAVNAGSDIFLTNSFGGNASRLKLHDAADRVGELNRAAAEIARDVADASGRDVIVAGSVGPTGEIMAPMGNLTHEIAVEMFHEQAEGLKAGGVDVLWVETISAPEEYAAAAEAFEKADMPWCGTMSFDTAGRTMMGLTSADMVKMVGKLGYQPLGFGANCGVGASDLLRTIMGFAAAGPELPLIAKGNAGIPKYVDGHIHYDGTPELMGEYAVLARDCGATIIGGCCGTTPEHLVAMRAALENTPRGDRPSLELIAEKLGGYSSANDGTGENDTPTRTTRRSRRRG; the protein is encoded by the coding sequence ATGACAAACGCTCTTTCCCGTCTCCTTGAAACCCGCGATTGGCTGTTGGCTGATGGGGCAACAGGCACGAACCTGTTCAATATGGGCCTGCAATCCGGGGATGCCCCGGAAATGTGGAACCAGGACGAACCAGCAAAGATCAAAGCGCTATATGCCGGTGCAGTGAATGCTGGGTCCGATATTTTCCTGACCAATTCCTTTGGCGGCAATGCATCGCGTTTGAAACTGCATGACGCAGCTGATCGCGTCGGGGAATTGAACCGCGCCGCGGCTGAAATTGCGCGTGACGTTGCAGATGCATCAGGTCGCGACGTGATCGTGGCCGGATCTGTTGGTCCAACAGGTGAAATCATGGCGCCGATGGGCAATCTGACCCACGAAATCGCCGTGGAAATGTTCCACGAACAGGCCGAAGGCCTAAAGGCCGGGGGCGTGGATGTGCTCTGGGTTGAAACGATTTCTGCCCCCGAAGAATATGCCGCCGCCGCCGAAGCATTTGAAAAGGCCGATATGCCATGGTGTGGCACCATGAGCTTTGACACAGCTGGGCGCACCATGATGGGGCTGACATCCGCCGATATGGTCAAAATGGTCGGCAAACTGGGCTATCAGCCGTTGGGTTTTGGTGCCAATTGCGGGGTTGGCGCGTCTGATTTGCTGCGCACAATCATGGGATTTGCCGCGGCGGGTCCCGAATTGCCGTTGATCGCCAAAGGCAATGCCGGCATCCCCAAATATGTTGACGGCCACATTCACTATGACGGTACGCCCGAATTGATGGGCGAATATGCCGTTCTGGCCCGGGATTGCGGCGCAACCATCATCGGCGGCTGCTGTGGCACAACGCCGGAACATCTGGTCGCGATGCGCGCTGCGTTGGAAAACACCCCACGGGGGGATCGCCCGTCGCTGGAATTGATTGCCGAAAAACTGGGCGGCTATTCATCCGCCAATGACGGCACCGGTGAAAACGACACGCCCACGCGCACCACACGGCGATCCCGCCGTCGCGGCTAA
- a CDS encoding phosphatidylglycerol lysyltransferase domain-containing protein codes for MRDDQNSVSAQTAPHSNTAASRDAFALSFRWGHLLPPVALIICGVLLFDRMRGFDISQIWNVVWSMHPLQWGLAILASAASFLALGQYDAVIHRALRTGISARRARISGMRAIALSQVLGFGSLTSALVRWRCLPELTAIRAVHLSVLVSVSFLAAWSIVAALILWLGRVDLPAKPALLAGATAAAAIGLALPLMRHRIPRLRAILGQLDTSDLGQLVLWALLDTGFAAIVLGVFLWGQVDPMTLFSAYLVALGCGLLSNAPGGLGAFELTLMALLPAIPAPDLLAAILAYRLAYYALPALVAVPGLIYVRDQAKTDLHLATNWETRRILGNPPCPEWGLVQQSGHILLDQHGEQGWRVDVAGPVMAAIGPAFHGHPTVLRSNSVSARALDKLQNFAQARNLKPALYKCSAATAIAAQSIGWSVIRIASDAVIDLNHWNLDIPQRRGLRRKLRKSQKAGVEIRPMLNAPCWDDMTRVADNWADRHGGQRGFSMGRYVAGNTHGQVFFTAHVDGKLVAFVSFHATADKWVLDLMRADQCAPDGTMYALIHAGINAAIAAGATTVSLAAIPTLPDRWAFLRKHLACGLAQFKQSFAPRWQPLFLATPRFWQIPTAMWFIFRQIHHPNAGNMQPTHDEDANFGFDLGPATCDLPRQTQMLPVRTGDAHAATGAPDDKRSFPSP; via the coding sequence ATGCGTGACGATCAAAACTCAGTTTCAGCCCAAACGGCCCCGCACTCAAACACAGCGGCGTCGCGTGATGCATTTGCGCTGTCGTTTCGCTGGGGGCATTTGTTGCCACCCGTTGCATTGATCATTTGCGGGGTTTTGCTGTTTGACCGGATGCGCGGATTTGACATTTCACAAATCTGGAATGTGGTTTGGTCCATGCATCCGCTGCAATGGGGATTGGCGATTTTGGCCTCTGCGGCCAGTTTTTTGGCGTTGGGACAATATGATGCGGTGATTCACCGCGCCCTGCGCACTGGGATTTCGGCCCGTCGCGCCCGTATTTCCGGGATGCGCGCCATCGCCCTTAGCCAAGTGCTGGGCTTTGGCAGCCTGACATCCGCGTTGGTCCGGTGGCGCTGTCTGCCTGAATTGACCGCAATCCGGGCGGTGCATCTATCCGTGCTGGTATCGGTGTCCTTTTTGGCGGCATGGTCGATCGTTGCAGCCCTGATCCTGTGGCTTGGCAGGGTTGATTTACCTGCAAAGCCAGCTCTTTTGGCGGGGGCGACCGCTGCGGCGGCCATCGGTCTGGCCCTGCCATTGATGCGTCATCGCATTCCGCGTCTGCGCGCCATTTTAGGCCAGTTGGACACGTCGGATTTGGGTCAACTGGTGCTTTGGGCGCTGTTGGATACCGGATTTGCCGCAATCGTTTTGGGGGTGTTCCTGTGGGGACAAGTGGACCCGATGACCTTGTTCAGCGCCTATTTGGTCGCTTTGGGCTGTGGGCTCCTTTCCAATGCTCCGGGGGGATTGGGCGCGTTTGAGCTGACCTTGATGGCGTTGTTGCCCGCCATTCCCGCCCCTGATTTATTGGCCGCGATCCTTGCGTATCGACTGGCCTATTACGCCCTGCCCGCCTTGGTTGCGGTTCCCGGGCTGATCTATGTGCGCGATCAGGCCAAAACCGACCTGCATTTGGCCACCAACTGGGAAACGCGCCGCATTTTAGGCAACCCGCCCTGTCCGGAATGGGGGTTGGTGCAACAATCCGGGCATATCCTGCTGGATCAGCATGGCGAACAGGGCTGGCGTGTGGATGTGGCCGGTCCGGTGATGGCGGCGATTGGCCCTGCCTTTCATGGCCACCCTACTGTCCTGCGCTCAAACAGCGTGTCCGCGCGTGCGTTGGACAAACTTCAGAACTTTGCACAGGCGCGGAACCTGAAACCGGCGCTGTATAAATGCAGCGCCGCCACAGCGATTGCTGCGCAAAGTATCGGCTGGTCGGTGATCCGCATCGCATCGGACGCAGTGATTGATCTAAACCATTGGAATTTAGACATTCCTCAACGTCGCGGCTTGCGTCGGAAACTGCGCAAATCCCAAAAGGCCGGTGTCGAAATCCGCCCAATGTTAAATGCCCCATGTTGGGATGATATGACGCGTGTTGCTGACAATTGGGCCGATCGCCATGGGGGACAACGCGGATTTTCCATGGGCCGCTATGTGGCCGGAAACACCCATGGGCAGGTGTTTTTCACCGCCCATGTGGATGGCAAATTGGTTGCTTTTGTCAGCTTTCACGCCACCGCCGACAAATGGGTGCTGGACCTGATGCGCGCGGATCAATGCGCACCGGACGGCACAATGTATGCGCTGATCCATGCCGGGATTAATGCAGCGATTGCCGCTGGCGCCACAACGGTGTCATTGGCTGCGATCCCAACCTTGCCGGATCGATGGGCCTTTTTGCGCAAACATCTCGCTTGCGGTTTGGCGCAGTTCAAACAAAGCTTTGCCCCTCGCTGGCAACCGCTTTTTCTGGCGACCCCCCGTTTTTGGCAGATCCCGACCGCTATGTGGTTCATTTTCAGGCAAATTCATCATCCAAATGCGGGCAATATGCAGCCTACTCATGATGAAGATGCAAATTTTGGGTTTGATCTTGGTCCCGCGACATGCGACCTGCCGCGACAGACCCAAATGTTACCGGTCCGAACTGGTGATGCTCATGCTGCTACAGGTGCCCCTGATGACAAACGCTCTTTCCCGTCTCCTTGA
- a CDS encoding DUF1476 domain-containing protein: protein MSTFDDRESAFENKFAHDAEMQFKADARGNKLTGLWAAGLLGKTGADAEAYAVEVVKSDFEEAGHEDVYRKLAADLNGVADEQTIRAQMAENLKVAKESLLKEAD from the coding sequence ATGTCCACATTCGACGATCGCGAAAGCGCGTTTGAAAACAAATTCGCCCATGACGCAGAAATGCAGTTCAAAGCTGATGCGCGCGGCAACAAATTGACCGGTCTTTGGGCCGCTGGCCTGCTGGGTAAAACCGGCGCCGATGCCGAAGCTTATGCCGTAGAAGTTGTGAAATCCGACTTCGAAGAAGCCGGCCACGAAGATGTCTATCGCAAATTGGCCGCGGACCTGAACGGCGTTGCTGATGAACAGACAATCCGTGCGCAAATGGCGGAAAACCTGAAAGTCGCGAAAGAGTCGCTTCTAAAAGAAGCTGATTAA
- the purC gene encoding phosphoribosylaminoimidazolesuccinocarboxamide synthase, with protein MARGKKIYEGKAKVLYEGPEQGTLVQYFKDDATAFNAEKKAVIDGKGVLNNRLSEFFMTGLHNIGIPTHFLKRLNMREQLIRAAEIVPLEVIVRNYAAGSMAKRLGMEEGTQLPRPIIEFSYKDDSLGDPLVPEEYIIAFGWASQQDLDDIVAMALRVNDFLSGVMFGVGIKLIDFKIEFGRVYEGDFQRLILADEISPDSCRLWDIETGEKLDKDVFRRDLGNLTDAYTEVAKRLGVMPSNPSQMPKPTLIN; from the coding sequence ATGGCACGCGGCAAAAAGATTTATGAAGGCAAAGCGAAGGTTCTGTACGAAGGCCCTGAGCAAGGCACGTTGGTACAATATTTCAAAGACGATGCCACCGCGTTTAACGCTGAAAAGAAAGCCGTGATCGACGGAAAAGGTGTGTTAAATAACCGCCTTAGCGAGTTTTTCATGACCGGGCTGCACAATATCGGTATCCCGACGCATTTCCTGAAACGGCTCAACATGCGCGAACAATTGATCCGCGCCGCAGAGATCGTGCCGCTCGAAGTGATCGTGCGCAACTATGCCGCCGGGTCGATGGCCAAACGTTTGGGGATGGAAGAGGGCACACAATTGCCCCGTCCCATCATCGAATTTTCCTACAAAGATGATTCCCTCGGTGATCCGCTGGTCCCCGAAGAATACATCATCGCCTTTGGCTGGGCATCACAGCAGGATCTGGACGACATCGTGGCCATGGCGCTGCGGGTCAATGATTTCTTGTCTGGGGTCATGTTTGGCGTCGGCATCAAATTGATCGATTTCAAAATCGAATTTGGCCGCGTCTACGAAGGTGATTTTCAGCGTCTGATCCTGGCCGATGAAATCAGCCCGGACAGTTGCCGCCTATGGGATATCGAAACCGGCGAAAAGCTGGACAAAGACGTGTTTCGCCGCGATCTGGGCAATCTCACGGATGCCTATACCGAAGTGGCCAAACGGCTGGGCGTGATGCCGTCTAATCCGTCGCAAATGCCCAAACCTACTCTGATCAACTAA
- the purS gene encoding phosphoribosylformylglycinamidine synthase subunit PurS produces the protein MKARVFVSLKNGVLDPQGEAVRHALGALGFDGVNGVRQGKLIELDLADGTTEATVTEMCEKLLANTVIESYSIELV, from the coding sequence ATGAAAGCCCGCGTATTTGTCAGCCTGAAAAACGGCGTTCTGGACCCCCAAGGCGAAGCTGTGCGTCACGCACTGGGTGCGTTGGGATTTGACGGCGTGAACGGCGTGCGTCAAGGCAAGCTGATTGAACTGGACCTAGCGGATGGCACAACCGAAGCCACGGTCACTGAGATGTGCGAAAAGCTGTTGGCGAACACTGTGATCGAAAGCTATTCGATCGAGTTGGTCTAA
- a CDS encoding VPLPA-CTERM sorting domain-containing protein has translation MNFFKTLTTAAAFALSAVAAHAIPVSLIGDEIHYEFGITGGPIFFSGDATITDPGVEFMAPTINPIPVDFTASSLTITYDLSGFANVGAPTTFAFSGFDSVITSVALVSGIASEVVNISFTDSTIGIDFVDIAIGADPIHTFVFDISAALPAVPVPGSLPLTAAGLIAFGAIARRQKRRAAQA, from the coding sequence ATGAACTTTTTCAAAACACTCACGACAGCAGCAGCCTTTGCATTGTCCGCAGTTGCAGCACATGCAATTCCCGTTTCCCTGATTGGTGATGAAATTCATTACGAATTTGGTATCACTGGGGGGCCTATTTTTTTCTCAGGTGACGCGACAATCACCGATCCCGGAGTTGAGTTTATGGCTCCGACAATCAATCCGATCCCCGTGGATTTTACCGCCTCGTCGCTGACGATCACCTATGATCTCTCTGGTTTCGCTAATGTTGGCGCGCCGACCACATTTGCGTTTTCAGGTTTCGACAGCGTTATCACATCCGTTGCTCTGGTCTCTGGTATCGCTTCAGAAGTGGTCAACATTTCTTTTACAGATTCCACAATCGGGATTGATTTTGTTGATATCGCAATTGGCGCTGATCCCATCCACACCTTTGTTTTCGACATCAGCGCTGCGCTGCCTGCGGTTCCCGTACCCGGATCTTTGCCATTGACGGCGGCTGGTCTGATCGCATTTGGCGCCATCGCGAGACGTCAGAAACGCCGCGCTGCCCAAGCCTGA
- a CDS encoding EAL domain-containing protein, whose protein sequence is MVAVTELMLNAGDVLYREGDPNDCGFIVESGEFILYHQQEGQRVDCERRGPGSIIGELSILTGQPRTVTVQALEKCCVFRVSADEILDRFEKLDPILRACIETSINFAATLNRPAHHQDAIADLAPNTLRNADDLIEKFKFENDILKGLTRKEFFMVYQPIVRLMDGQIVGFEALMRWEHPQLGSVPPSQFIEVAETIDAISDLTEFALTQACATLAQIQNQSADHWDMFMSINVSGSDIGRYDFVDQLDHVLNMNGVQPQNIKLEVTETALIPTSDVSERNLARLRSLGYGISIDDFGTGYSNLAYLKTLPLTALKIDRAFAGDARNSDVSRSIVKFLVSLGGELNVDIVAEGIESIEDVAVLRDLGCRFAQGYYFHRPSSKSDILKLVTQDSLTMLPNESRLSG, encoded by the coding sequence ATGGTAGCGGTAACAGAGTTGATGCTGAATGCAGGGGATGTCCTGTATCGCGAAGGTGACCCCAATGATTGTGGGTTCATCGTCGAATCTGGTGAATTTATCCTCTATCATCAACAAGAAGGGCAGCGTGTCGATTGCGAACGCCGCGGCCCCGGATCGATCATCGGTGAATTGTCGATCCTAACCGGGCAACCCCGAACGGTGACGGTTCAAGCGTTGGAAAAATGCTGTGTTTTCAGGGTGTCCGCCGATGAAATTCTGGATCGCTTTGAAAAGCTGGATCCGATTTTACGTGCCTGTATTGAAACATCCATAAATTTCGCAGCCACCCTAAACCGACCGGCCCATCACCAAGATGCAATTGCCGATCTCGCGCCAAATACGTTGCGGAATGCAGACGACCTGATTGAAAAATTCAAGTTTGAAAACGACATCCTCAAAGGGTTGACGCGCAAAGAGTTTTTCATGGTTTATCAGCCGATTGTTCGGCTCATGGATGGGCAAATTGTTGGGTTTGAGGCATTGATGCGGTGGGAACATCCCCAATTGGGGTCGGTGCCTCCGTCCCAGTTCATCGAAGTCGCTGAAACGATTGATGCGATATCTGATTTGACGGAATTTGCCCTGACGCAAGCCTGTGCAACGCTGGCGCAAATTCAAAACCAGTCGGCTGACCACTGGGACATGTTTATGTCCATTAACGTGTCTGGATCCGATATCGGGCGGTATGATTTTGTCGATCAACTGGACCATGTTTTGAATATGAACGGGGTGCAGCCCCAAAACATTAAGCTGGAAGTGACCGAAACGGCTTTGATCCCAACCTCTGACGTTTCGGAACGGAATTTGGCGCGGCTGCGCTCTTTGGGATATGGCATTTCGATTGATGATTTTGGCACCGGCTATTCCAATCTGGCCTATCTGAAAACGCTGCCGCTTACGGCGCTTAAAATCGACCGGGCCTTTGCCGGGGATGCCCGCAACAGTGATGTATCGCGCAGCATCGTCAAATTTCTGGTGTCGCTTGGGGGCGAATTGAACGTTGATATCGTCGCCGAAGGGATCGAATCTATCGAAGATGTAGCGGTTTTGCGCGACTTGGGATGCCGGTTTGCACAGGGCTATTATTTTCATCGACCCAGTTCAAAGTCGGACATCCTGAAATTGGTCACCCAAGACAGCCTCACCATGTTGCCCAATGAAAGCCGCCTATCGGGGTGA